The following proteins are encoded in a genomic region of Neorickettsia risticii str. Illinois:
- a CDS encoding HU family DNA-binding protein, translated as MTKEVVKNVDLINVVAEGASISKGHAKRAINALYEYIYESLKHRKSVRIPKVGTLSVVKKKATTYCDPKTKQMVRQAETERVKFTISSVVKGDLRSGS; from the coding sequence ATGACCAAAGAAGTAGTGAAAAATGTTGATTTGATCAACGTTGTTGCTGAAGGTGCTTCGATTTCTAAAGGCCATGCCAAGCGTGCTATAAACGCATTGTATGAGTACATATATGAATCGCTCAAACACAGGAAGTCTGTTAGAATCCCAAAGGTTGGAACCCTCTCAGTAGTTAAGAAAAAAGCAACCACTTATTGCGATCCTAAGACCAAGCAGATGGTAAGGCAGGCTGAAACTGAAAGAGTTAAGTTCACTATAAGCAGTGTTGTGAAAGGTGATCTTAGGTCTGGAAGTTAG
- a CDS encoding YebC/PmpR family DNA-binding transcriptional regulator yields the protein MAGHSQFANIKHRKSAQDAKRATKFTKLRREILVAARSGLPDPEFNPRLRSALANARRCGLPKDKIESAIRSSADKTEGDYQEVCYMAAGSGSVWPSGFAVVVTALTDNKNRTASNIKHILSKSGLVLADVSFMFENFGVFSYPKSTDFDTLMEVALEAGALDVKTVKNHFDIYCSRESFAATSVELRKKLGEYEHSGLVWMAKTHQEASPEVRVRLEKLLDTLEEDDDVQHVYTSILAEQ from the coding sequence ATGGCTGGTCATTCTCAGTTTGCCAATATAAAGCATAGGAAAAGCGCTCAAGATGCGAAGCGGGCAACGAAATTTACCAAGTTGAGAAGAGAGATTCTCGTTGCAGCGCGTTCTGGCCTTCCGGATCCTGAATTTAACCCGCGTTTGCGGTCTGCTCTCGCAAATGCACGACGTTGTGGCCTTCCGAAGGATAAAATCGAGTCTGCGATTAGGAGTTCAGCCGACAAAACAGAAGGTGATTATCAAGAAGTGTGCTATATGGCCGCTGGTTCTGGGAGTGTTTGGCCTAGCGGTTTTGCGGTCGTCGTGACTGCACTGACGGATAATAAGAACAGAACTGCGTCGAATATTAAGCATATTCTTTCGAAATCTGGTTTGGTTTTGGCCGACGTTTCTTTTATGTTTGAGAATTTCGGGGTTTTTTCGTACCCAAAATCCACAGATTTCGACACGTTGATGGAGGTCGCTCTTGAGGCCGGTGCATTAGACGTTAAAACTGTAAAGAACCACTTTGATATCTACTGTAGCAGGGAGAGTTTCGCCGCAACTTCGGTAGAACTGAGAAAAAAGCTCGGAGAGTACGAACATTCGGGGCTGGTATGGATGGCAAAAACACATCAAGAAGCGTCACCTGAGGTGCGCGTCCGTTTAGAAAAATTGCTAGATACTCTCGAGGAAGATGACGATGTCCAGCACGTCTACACTTCCATACTCGCGGAACAGTAA
- the groL gene encoding chaperonin GroEL (60 kDa chaperone family; promotes refolding of misfolded polypeptides especially under stressful conditions; forms two stacked rings of heptamers to form a barrel-shaped 14mer; ends can be capped by GroES; misfolded proteins enter the barrel where they are refolded when GroES binds) produces the protein MANEVISGEQLQKVIRDAADLVVSSAGVTLGPEGRPVIMSKSYGGPEVTKDGCKVINNLKPEDEKIAKIVELLNQATSQANEKAGDGTTTATILVGNMIKNAHKHIAAQRSRTKLKSGMKRARDEVVKYIQSVAKKINSEEEIAQVGSISANGNSEIGNKIAEAMNKVGKEGVITVEEGKGLDEFSVSVVQGMVFDRGYVSPYFITNPEKMIVEFDNPYVLLANKKLSSIQPMVPLLETIVRSNRAVVIIAEDVEGEALTSLVLSKMRGSLKACAVKAPGFGDRRSEMLEDIRILTGAKTLVSDDLGVTVESLTVEDLGTAKSIIISKDSTTIVDGGGEKTSIDARVKQIKTQIDKTTSDYDKEKLQERLAKLAGGVAVLKVGGATEVEVKERKDRVEDALHATRAAVEEGIVPGGGATLLSAIAVLEKLSSDDDDEQAGINIVKSALKAPISQIVENAGEDASVITYNLLESKDPNRIFDARELKYVDAFKAGIIDPAKVVRVALESAVSVASVLVTTEALIVDLPTKDNGSSSMMPGGGMGGMGGF, from the coding sequence ATGGCGAACGAAGTAATAAGTGGTGAACAGTTGCAGAAAGTTATCCGTGATGCGGCTGACTTGGTTGTATCAAGTGCTGGTGTAACACTTGGGCCTGAAGGCAGACCAGTCATAATGAGTAAGTCCTATGGTGGCCCGGAAGTAACTAAGGATGGTTGCAAGGTAATTAACAACCTTAAACCGGAAGATGAGAAAATTGCAAAGATAGTCGAGTTGTTAAACCAGGCTACCTCACAGGCGAATGAAAAAGCCGGGGATGGGACTACTACTGCTACTATCTTAGTGGGCAACATGATTAAAAATGCTCACAAACACATCGCTGCTCAAAGGTCCCGGACGAAGCTTAAATCCGGTATGAAACGCGCACGCGATGAGGTTGTGAAGTATATTCAATCAGTTGCCAAGAAGATAAATTCGGAGGAAGAGATAGCACAAGTTGGTTCAATTTCTGCTAACGGCAATAGTGAAATCGGTAACAAGATTGCCGAAGCTATGAATAAAGTTGGTAAAGAGGGTGTTATTACTGTCGAAGAAGGTAAAGGATTAGATGAGTTTTCTGTATCCGTTGTCCAAGGTATGGTCTTCGACAGAGGGTATGTTTCTCCTTACTTTATAACAAATCCGGAGAAAATGATTGTTGAGTTTGACAATCCTTATGTCCTTCTCGCGAATAAAAAACTTTCTAGCATACAACCAATGGTTCCTCTGTTGGAAACGATCGTTCGTTCTAACAGAGCGGTCGTCATAATTGCTGAGGATGTTGAGGGTGAAGCTCTTACTTCTCTTGTTCTTAGCAAAATGAGGGGTAGCTTGAAAGCTTGCGCTGTTAAAGCTCCAGGCTTCGGTGATCGCAGATCCGAGATGCTCGAAGACATTAGAATACTTACCGGTGCTAAAACACTAGTAAGTGATGATTTGGGTGTGACAGTTGAGAGCCTTACTGTTGAAGATCTCGGTACTGCAAAGAGCATCATTATATCTAAGGATTCCACGACTATAGTAGATGGTGGGGGCGAAAAAACATCCATTGATGCGAGGGTCAAGCAGATCAAGACGCAAATAGACAAGACTACCTCTGATTACGACAAGGAGAAACTTCAGGAGAGACTTGCTAAACTTGCTGGTGGTGTTGCTGTCCTCAAGGTTGGTGGTGCTACAGAAGTTGAGGTTAAAGAACGCAAAGATCGTGTAGAGGATGCTCTACATGCTACACGTGCCGCAGTTGAGGAAGGTATAGTTCCTGGTGGTGGTGCTACGTTGCTTAGTGCAATCGCTGTTCTGGAAAAGCTCTCTTCTGATGATGACGATGAACAAGCTGGTATTAATATCGTGAAGTCTGCGCTCAAGGCTCCTATTTCTCAGATTGTTGAAAATGCCGGTGAAGATGCTTCTGTGATCACATATAATCTTCTGGAATCAAAGGATCCTAACAGGATCTTTGATGCACGCGAGCTTAAGTATGTAGATGCTTTCAAGGCGGGTATCATAGATCCAGCGAAGGTAGTGCGTGTTGCCTTGGAGAGTGCTGTTTCTGTTGCTAGTGTTCTAGTGACTACTGAAGCCCTAATAGTTGATTTACCGACTAAAGATAACGGTTCTTCTTCAATGATGCCTGGTGGTGGCATGGGTGGAATGGGCGGTTTCTAA
- a CDS encoding co-chaperone GroES, whose product MKVGLKMLHDQVLIRPHEEKDGAGGIYIPDSAKKKPTMGLVVAVGAGAKNSNGTLDPMCVKEGDVVLYRKWAGSEVEHDGVEYVVMKETDIIAIKEGK is encoded by the coding sequence ATGAAAGTTGGATTAAAGATGTTACATGATCAGGTCCTTATTAGGCCTCATGAAGAAAAGGATGGTGCTGGTGGGATATATATTCCTGATTCAGCAAAGAAGAAACCAACAATGGGTCTTGTCGTAGCTGTTGGAGCAGGTGCAAAAAACTCAAACGGCACTCTGGATCCTATGTGTGTTAAAGAGGGAGATGTTGTCCTTTACAGGAAATGGGCAGGCAGCGAAGTGGAGCATGACGGTGTTGAATACGTGGTGATGAAGGAGACTGATATTATTGCTATTAAGGAGGGTAAATAA
- a CDS encoding SurA N-terminal domain-containing protein: MRLKKLFSPKWLILVLLILALLVTAINASIMGSRSDVVASVGREKILVDDFVSEYKKHERYFQSMFGFGLTDTQLKDIGVGRIVLTTLIQDKVIEQLFKQMGLHIDTSIAIDKIKKNPAFNENGKFDRAKLDDFLDRNDLTEREYIRKVKCEIGKDFVFGPFFNIQGEYVKLAELFYNFEYGLREVSITKVNKNALPILPVPTESELVSFYEENKDKFFSDEYRTAEYILISEDNVKPELVEIADEDVQKSFENLQLGKRYYINYVEFDSRDEAERMKKSISANPEFYANDLTRIEGSVKTDLPAFLPKNIQWDGNKWFLAKYMGKFYVYTVVKIVSVSPEEKEKNLNELRKFMRLNKLNQIVDEIRSEVHSGEDWKAIVGKYGGEIDYLVPVCRLSLDKEGRKVKVSEELLEQVFSIGEGAIGETITTKNEFILFRVTSIEPVAKQPFNKVRSKVIKALSKKRQMQVAFELLQKQQENGENTEKVALYRPEIAKRKGLSYHYPDEFIAEVFQIDSGGTTKVFESDVEFFSGKVLGNRNPELDESIVAEIEAKLREEIGFSMLSELTQAAMKQFKVKVNSDLVKDLL; encoded by the coding sequence ATGCGACTAAAGAAGCTTTTTTCTCCGAAATGGTTAATCCTTGTACTCCTGATTCTAGCACTGTTGGTTACTGCAATAAACGCATCCATTATGGGTAGCAGGTCTGACGTAGTCGCTTCGGTTGGAAGGGAGAAAATCTTGGTTGACGATTTCGTTTCTGAGTACAAGAAGCACGAGCGCTATTTTCAAAGTATGTTTGGCTTTGGACTCACAGATACACAGCTTAAGGATATCGGAGTTGGCAGGATTGTTCTCACGACCCTAATCCAAGATAAGGTAATAGAACAGCTTTTTAAGCAGATGGGTCTCCATATTGATACTTCGATCGCAATTGACAAGATAAAGAAAAATCCTGCTTTTAATGAAAATGGAAAATTTGATCGAGCTAAACTTGATGATTTTCTTGATCGTAACGATCTCACGGAAAGAGAGTATATAAGAAAGGTGAAGTGTGAAATCGGTAAAGACTTTGTTTTTGGTCCGTTTTTTAATATTCAAGGTGAGTATGTGAAGTTGGCTGAACTTTTCTACAATTTTGAATATGGATTGAGAGAGGTCAGTATTACGAAAGTCAATAAAAATGCGTTGCCTATTCTGCCTGTACCAACCGAGAGTGAGCTCGTATCTTTCTATGAAGAAAATAAGGACAAGTTTTTCAGTGATGAGTACAGAACTGCTGAGTACATCCTTATTTCGGAGGACAATGTAAAGCCCGAGTTGGTCGAAATAGCAGATGAAGATGTACAGAAAAGCTTTGAGAATCTGCAATTAGGAAAAAGGTATTACATCAATTACGTGGAGTTCGACTCACGTGACGAAGCGGAGCGCATGAAGAAATCTATTTCTGCAAATCCAGAGTTCTACGCAAATGATCTAACTCGGATAGAGGGTTCAGTTAAGACAGATTTGCCAGCTTTTCTGCCGAAGAATATCCAATGGGATGGAAATAAATGGTTCCTCGCAAAGTATATGGGCAAGTTTTACGTTTACACAGTTGTCAAAATAGTTTCTGTTTCTCCAGAGGAGAAAGAGAAAAATCTAAATGAGCTCCGAAAGTTCATGCGTCTAAATAAGCTAAATCAAATAGTCGATGAAATAAGAAGTGAGGTTCATTCAGGTGAAGATTGGAAAGCAATAGTAGGAAAATATGGTGGAGAAATAGATTACCTTGTTCCCGTTTGTCGACTTTCGTTGGATAAGGAAGGGAGGAAAGTTAAAGTAAGTGAGGAGCTATTGGAGCAGGTTTTTTCAATTGGTGAAGGTGCTATAGGTGAAACTATAACTACTAAGAATGAGTTTATACTGTTTCGTGTTACTTCTATTGAACCAGTGGCTAAGCAACCTTTCAATAAAGTTAGGAGCAAGGTGATAAAAGCACTGTCTAAAAAAAGACAAATGCAAGTTGCATTTGAGCTTCTACAGAAGCAGCAGGAAAACGGAGAAAACACAGAAAAAGTGGCTCTATACCGACCAGAGATTGCGAAGCGCAAAGGGCTGAGCTACCACTATCCTGATGAATTCATAGCAGAAGTATTTCAGATTGATTCTGGGGGCACAACAAAAGTTTTTGAGTCGGATGTGGAATTTTTCTCTGGCAAAGTTCTGGGTAACAGAAATCCTGAGCTAGATGAGTCAATAGTTGCGGAAATTGAGGCTAAGCTGCGCGAAGAAATTGGGTTTTCAATGCTAAGTGAGTTAACTCAAGCTGCGATGAAGCAGTTTAAGGTAAAGGTAAATTCAGATCTCGTAAAAGACCTTTTGTAA
- a CDS encoding CCA tRNA nucleotidyltransferase, producing the protein MKVETSWTEDLRTLVQIIRNNGGEARFVGGCVRDQLLGRKISDIDLATTLKPEKAIRALKINGLVTIPTGLKHGTFTVLVNSRAIEITTLRQDLQCDGRHATVSFTDSWKKDAQRRDFTFNAMYMDIEGNIYDYFSGLEDLQNRRLKFVGEPHQRIEEDYLRILRAFRFQASICKTPLSEEILHACTKYRKKISSLSGERIQGEMFKLLSYVNFLSTVFTMQEAKIIDEVLGAKVSFSGLDYEKSRLIQDHIAALTLLIRNTESSYNLQWLYSRWRISKKVHQAISILLEEKEMHCPKKTLAKLGNELTRKLIKILYAENKLTNTQHKNFMLVINNSERPIFPVMGRDLIPLGYTGPEIGKKLKQLEYLWRESSCALSKNELLLMATEKQAN; encoded by the coding sequence ATGAAGGTCGAAACAAGCTGGACTGAGGACCTAAGAACCCTCGTTCAAATAATACGTAATAATGGCGGAGAAGCAAGATTCGTTGGCGGCTGCGTGAGGGACCAGCTTTTAGGAAGAAAAATTAGTGATATTGATCTAGCTACAACCCTCAAACCGGAAAAAGCGATTAGGGCGCTCAAAATAAACGGTTTAGTAACTATTCCCACCGGGCTTAAGCACGGTACCTTCACTGTTCTAGTCAATTCAAGAGCAATTGAGATAACAACACTAAGACAGGACCTACAATGCGATGGGCGTCATGCAACTGTTTCATTCACAGATAGTTGGAAAAAAGATGCCCAAAGACGTGATTTCACATTCAACGCAATGTATATGGACATTGAGGGTAATATTTATGATTATTTTTCCGGATTGGAGGATTTACAGAACAGACGATTAAAATTTGTCGGAGAACCTCATCAGCGAATCGAAGAAGATTACCTACGTATATTGAGAGCATTTCGTTTCCAGGCATCTATTTGCAAGACACCGCTATCAGAGGAAATACTTCATGCTTGCACAAAGTACAGAAAAAAAATCTCTTCACTTTCGGGTGAGAGGATCCAAGGAGAAATGTTTAAGCTACTTTCTTATGTGAACTTCCTTAGCACAGTTTTCACAATGCAGGAAGCAAAAATAATAGACGAAGTTCTAGGTGCAAAAGTGTCCTTCTCAGGATTAGATTATGAAAAAAGTCGGCTTATACAGGATCATATCGCAGCTTTGACGCTACTCATAAGAAATACAGAGAGTAGCTATAACCTACAATGGCTGTATTCACGATGGAGAATCTCGAAAAAGGTACACCAGGCTATTTCAATTCTTTTAGAAGAAAAAGAAATGCACTGTCCAAAAAAGACCCTGGCAAAGCTTGGCAATGAACTCACAAGAAAATTGATTAAAATTCTGTACGCGGAAAATAAACTGACCAACACACAACATAAAAATTTTATGTTGGTCATAAATAACTCTGAAAGACCAATTTTTCCGGTAATGGGTAGAGATCTTATACCACTGGGTTATACCGGACCTGAGATAGGAAAGAAATTGAAGCAATTAGAATATCTATGGAGGGAAAGTAGTTGTGCCCTCAGTAAAAACGAGCTCCTTTTGATGGCAACTGAGAAACAAGCAAATTAA
- a CDS encoding 3,4-dihydroxy-2-butanone-4-phosphate synthase gives MFSTVEEVIRQLRERNKPFVLVDSGDRENEGDIVVPVQILTSEIMNFVITQCRGLPCVCVTKSLCEKLELELIKRSDSCESSNVARFVTTIEAKEGVSTGISVRDRVRTMRLLVDDDVKKGHFVSPGHVFPLMIEEGGLMVRSGHTEGAATFACLAGFKPESMLCEILDEAGDAARLPYLSEFAKKHDLCLTSIDLLIAYLKEKGSSILF, from the coding sequence ATGTTTTCCACGGTAGAAGAGGTAATACGCCAGCTTAGAGAAAGAAATAAGCCTTTTGTTCTTGTTGACTCCGGTGATAGAGAGAACGAGGGTGATATAGTGGTACCAGTTCAAATACTGACGAGCGAGATCATGAATTTTGTAATTACACAATGTCGTGGTCTTCCATGTGTCTGTGTGACTAAAAGTTTATGTGAAAAACTCGAGTTAGAGCTAATCAAGCGATCTGATTCATGTGAGTCTTCCAACGTTGCTAGATTTGTCACTACCATAGAGGCAAAAGAGGGTGTGAGTACAGGAATATCTGTTCGTGATCGTGTTCGTACAATGCGTCTGCTGGTAGATGATGATGTCAAAAAGGGTCATTTTGTTTCACCTGGGCATGTATTCCCCTTAATGATAGAAGAAGGAGGGTTGATGGTGCGTTCTGGCCATACCGAAGGTGCTGCGACTTTTGCTTGTTTAGCTGGTTTTAAACCAGAATCCATGCTGTGTGAAATACTTGATGAGGCTGGTGATGCAGCTAGACTGCCCTATTTAAGCGAATTTGCAAAGAAGCATGATCTTTGCCTTACTAGCATAGATCTTTTAATTGCTTATCTGAAAGAGAAAGGTAGTAGCATTCTCTTTTAA